One genomic region from Gadus morhua chromosome 9, gadMor3.0, whole genome shotgun sequence encodes:
- the ube2na gene encoding ubiquitin-conjugating enzyme E2Na, whose translation MAGLPRRIIKETQRLIAEPVPGIQAEPDEGNARYFHVVITGPEDSPFEGGTFKLELFLPEEYPMAAPKVRFITKIYHPNVDKLGRICLDILKDKWSPALQIRTVLLSIQALLSAPNPDDPLANDVAEQWKTNEVKAIETARAWTRLYARNNLDV comes from the exons ATGGCAGGTCTGCCCCGCAGGATCATTAAG gaGACGCAGCGCCTGATTGCCGAGCCGGTTCCCGGTATCCAGGCGGAGCCCGACGAGGGGAACGCCCGCTACTTCCACGTGGTCATCACGGGGCCTGAGGACTCTCCATTCGAGGGGGGCACCTTTAAACTTGAACTCTTTCTCCCAGAGGAATACCCCATGGCCGCCCCTAAAGTACGCTTTATTACCAAAATATATCACCCCAACGTAGACAAGCTAGGAAGAATATGTCTAGACATTTTGAAAG ACAAGTGGTCTCCAGCCCTCCAGATCCGCACGGTGCTGCTATCAATCCAGGCGTTACTAAGCGCCCCAAACCCTGATGATCCCCTAGCCAATGATGTTGCAGAGCAGTGGAAAACCAATGAAGTTAAAGCCATAGAGACTG CCAGGGCATGGACCAGGCTCTATGCCAGGAACAACCTGGACGTGTAG
- the nudt4a gene encoding nudix (nucleoside diphosphate linked moiety X)-type motif 4a isoform X3, with amino-acid sequence MMKFKSNQTRTYDGEGFKRRAACLCFKNEGEDEVLLVSSSRHPDQWIVPGGGMEPEEEPGGAAVREVYEEAGVKGKLGRLLGVFEHNQDRKHRTFVYVLTVTETLDDWEDSVTIGRKRKWFKIDDALQVLQNHKPVHAEYLIRLTTAACGAPCSPSCADRNGNSPVSALTHNSSPHHGLSTHIIDNTESHQAGLNWT; translated from the exons ATGATGAAGTTTAAGTCCAACCAAACCAGGACGTATGACGGAGAGGGCTTCAAAAGACGCGCCGCGTGTCTGTGCTTCAAGAACGAAGGAGAAGATGAG GTGCTGCTAGTGAGCAGCAGTCGGCACCCAGACCAATGGATCGTTCCAGGGGGGGGCatggagccggaggaggagcctgGCGGAGCCGCCGTCAGGGAGGTgtatgaggag GCTGGGGTAAAGGGGAAGCTTGGAAGACTGCTGGGAGTTTTTGAG CACAACCAGGACCGGAAGCACAGGACCTTCGTCTATGTTCTCACCGTAACGGAGACGCTGGACGACTGGGAGGACTCCGTCACCATCG GAAGGAAGCGGAAGTGGTTCAAGATCGATGATGCCCTCCAAGTGCTGCAGAATCACAAACCTGTCCACGCAGAGTATCTGATCAGACTCACCACTGCGGCCTGTGGCGCCCCCTGCAGTCCGAGCTGTGCCGACAGAAATGGCAATAGCCCTGTATCCGCCCTGACCCACAACAGCAGCCCGCACCACGGCCTCTCCACGCATATAATCGATAACACAGAAAGCCACCAAGCAGGACTTAACTGGACATAG
- the nudt4a gene encoding nudix (nucleoside diphosphate linked moiety X)-type motif 4a isoform X1 — protein MVLCWAGYAMHSTWGKDTIVHVELKYILDLVDLRLMRGGMGDKYFVLLVSSSRHPDQWIVPGGGMEPEEEPGGAAVREVYEEAGVKGKLGRLLGVFEHNQDRKHRTFVYVLTVTETLDDWEDSVTIGRKRKWFKIDDALQVLQNHKPVHAEYLIRLTTAACGAPCSPSCADRNGNSPVSALTHNSSPHHGLSTHIIDNTESHQAGLNWT, from the exons ATGGTTCTATGTTGGGCAGGTTATGCTATGCATTCTACCTGGGGGAAGGACACCATTGTACATGTGGAACTCAAG TACATACTGGACCTGGTCGATCTAAGGCTGATGAGGGGTGGAATGGGGGACAAATATTTT GTGCTGCTAGTGAGCAGCAGTCGGCACCCAGACCAATGGATCGTTCCAGGGGGGGGCatggagccggaggaggagcctgGCGGAGCCGCCGTCAGGGAGGTgtatgaggag GCTGGGGTAAAGGGGAAGCTTGGAAGACTGCTGGGAGTTTTTGAG CACAACCAGGACCGGAAGCACAGGACCTTCGTCTATGTTCTCACCGTAACGGAGACGCTGGACGACTGGGAGGACTCCGTCACCATCG GAAGGAAGCGGAAGTGGTTCAAGATCGATGATGCCCTCCAAGTGCTGCAGAATCACAAACCTGTCCACGCAGAGTATCTGATCAGACTCACCACTGCGGCCTGTGGCGCCCCCTGCAGTCCGAGCTGTGCCGACAGAAATGGCAATAGCCCTGTATCCGCCCTGACCCACAACAGCAGCCCGCACCACGGCCTCTCCACGCATATAATCGATAACACAGAAAGCCACCAAGCAGGACTTAACTGGACATAG
- the nudt4a gene encoding nudix (nucleoside diphosphate linked moiety X)-type motif 4a isoform X2, which produces MHSTWGKDTIVHVELKYILDLVDLRLMRGGMGDKYFVLLVSSSRHPDQWIVPGGGMEPEEEPGGAAVREVYEEAGVKGKLGRLLGVFEHNQDRKHRTFVYVLTVTETLDDWEDSVTIGRKRKWFKIDDALQVLQNHKPVHAEYLIRLTTAACGAPCSPSCADRNGNSPVSALTHNSSPHHGLSTHIIDNTESHQAGLNWT; this is translated from the exons ATGCATTCTACCTGGGGGAAGGACACCATTGTACATGTGGAACTCAAG TACATACTGGACCTGGTCGATCTAAGGCTGATGAGGGGTGGAATGGGGGACAAATATTTT GTGCTGCTAGTGAGCAGCAGTCGGCACCCAGACCAATGGATCGTTCCAGGGGGGGGCatggagccggaggaggagcctgGCGGAGCCGCCGTCAGGGAGGTgtatgaggag GCTGGGGTAAAGGGGAAGCTTGGAAGACTGCTGGGAGTTTTTGAG CACAACCAGGACCGGAAGCACAGGACCTTCGTCTATGTTCTCACCGTAACGGAGACGCTGGACGACTGGGAGGACTCCGTCACCATCG GAAGGAAGCGGAAGTGGTTCAAGATCGATGATGCCCTCCAAGTGCTGCAGAATCACAAACCTGTCCACGCAGAGTATCTGATCAGACTCACCACTGCGGCCTGTGGCGCCCCCTGCAGTCCGAGCTGTGCCGACAGAAATGGCAATAGCCCTGTATCCGCCCTGACCCACAACAGCAGCCCGCACCACGGCCTCTCCACGCATATAATCGATAACACAGAAAGCCACCAAGCAGGACTTAACTGGACATAG